A region from the Parasphingopyxis sp. CP4 genome encodes:
- the map gene encoding type I methionyl aminopeptidase encodes MNQYQTITAADPVARDGTIKLHDASGFEGMRAAGRLAAEVLDALVPLVEPGVTTEEIDDFALERMKAGGGIPATLGYRGYTKSCCTSINHVVCHGIPGTKSLKKGDIVNIDVTPILDGWHGDTSRMFTVGKIPIKAQRLIDVTYEAMMLGIAEVKPGAFLGDISHAIQSHAEAHRYGVVRDFCGHGLGRLFHDAPEVIHAGNPGTGPELKPGMFFTIEPMINIGKPSVKVLDDGWTAVTRDRSLSAQFEHSVGVTEDSVEIFTKSPTGLDNPPYT; translated from the coding sequence ATGAACCAGTATCAGACCATAACCGCAGCCGACCCGGTTGCGCGCGACGGCACAATCAAGCTCCACGACGCAAGTGGGTTTGAGGGCATGCGCGCGGCTGGTCGATTGGCCGCCGAGGTGCTCGATGCGCTGGTTCCGCTGGTCGAGCCTGGCGTTACGACCGAGGAGATTGACGATTTTGCCCTTGAGCGGATGAAAGCCGGTGGCGGCATTCCCGCAACGCTTGGCTATCGGGGCTATACGAAGAGCTGCTGCACCTCGATCAATCATGTGGTGTGTCACGGAATTCCGGGCACCAAGTCCCTCAAAAAAGGCGATATCGTCAATATCGACGTAACGCCAATCCTTGATGGCTGGCATGGCGATACCAGCCGGATGTTCACCGTCGGCAAGATCCCGATCAAGGCGCAGCGGCTTATCGATGTCACCTATGAAGCGATGATGCTGGGTATTGCCGAAGTGAAGCCCGGCGCATTTCTCGGCGATATTTCGCACGCCATCCAAAGCCATGCCGAAGCCCATCGCTATGGCGTCGTTCGTGATTTTTGCGGTCATGGCCTGGGTCGATTGTTCCATGACGCACCCGAAGTGATCCATGCGGGCAATCCCGGCACCGGCCCCGAGCTCAAACCCGGCATGTTCTTCACGATCGAGCCGATGATCAATATCGGCAAGCCGAGCGTAAAAGTGCTCGACGATGGCTGGACGGCCGTGACGCGCGATCGATCGCTCTCGGCCCAGTTCGAGCATTCGGTGGGTGTGACCGAAGATAGCGTTGAAATCTTCACCAAGAGCCCAACCGGCCTGGATAATCCGCCTTACACCTAG
- the glnA gene encoding type I glutamate--ammonia ligase: protein MTTTAKDIIKRIEEDEIEWVDLRFTDPKGKWQHLQMCSGVMDEDALEDGLMFDGSSIAGWKAINESDMILRPDLDAVYEDPFSATPMLAVCCDIVEPGTGELYGRDPRSTAKRAEAFVKASGVGDTVYVGPEAEFFMFDDVRFEDGYDRSYFKIDDIELPTNSGREYEMGNMAHRPRAKGGYFPVAPVDSAMDIRAEMVSTMLEMGLPMDKHHHEVGAAQHELGLTFGSLVETADRMQVYKYVVHMVAQAYGKTATFMPKPIKEDNGSGMHTHMSIWNEGKPLFAGDGYAGLSDTCLYYIGGVIKHARALNAFTNPTTNSYKRLVPGYEAPVLLAYSSRNRSASCRIPYGTGDKAKRVEFRFPDAMANPYLCYSALLMAGLDGIENRIHPGDAMDKNLYDLPPAELEGVPTVCGSLREALEALEDDFDFLTKGDVFSQDQIEAYAELKWEENDRWETTPGPVEFDMYYSA from the coding sequence ATGACGACTACCGCCAAAGACATAATCAAACGTATCGAGGAAGATGAGATCGAATGGGTCGACCTTCGCTTCACCGATCCCAAGGGCAAATGGCAGCACCTTCAGATGTGCTCAGGCGTCATGGATGAGGACGCTCTTGAAGATGGCCTGATGTTCGACGGGTCTTCGATCGCCGGTTGGAAAGCGATCAATGAATCCGACATGATCCTGCGGCCGGACCTCGACGCCGTCTATGAAGACCCCTTCTCTGCCACGCCGATGCTCGCTGTTTGCTGCGACATTGTCGAACCGGGCACGGGCGAACTATATGGCCGCGATCCGCGCTCGACTGCGAAACGCGCCGAAGCCTTTGTGAAGGCATCGGGTGTTGGTGACACCGTCTATGTCGGACCGGAAGCTGAATTCTTCATGTTCGACGATGTGCGCTTCGAAGACGGATATGATCGCAGCTATTTCAAGATTGACGATATCGAGCTGCCGACCAATTCAGGCCGCGAATATGAGATGGGCAATATGGCTCATCGCCCACGCGCCAAGGGTGGTTATTTCCCGGTTGCTCCAGTCGACAGCGCCATGGATATCCGCGCCGAAATGGTTTCGACGATGCTCGAGATGGGCTTGCCGATGGACAAGCATCACCATGAAGTGGGCGCCGCCCAGCATGAGCTTGGCCTCACCTTCGGTTCGCTGGTTGAAACGGCCGACCGGATGCAGGTCTATAAATATGTCGTGCACATGGTGGCCCAGGCCTATGGCAAGACGGCCACCTTCATGCCGAAGCCGATCAAGGAAGATAATGGCTCGGGCATGCACACCCATATGTCGATCTGGAACGAAGGCAAACCGCTCTTCGCTGGCGACGGCTATGCGGGCCTAAGCGATACCTGCCTCTATTATATCGGCGGCGTTATCAAACATGCGCGCGCCCTGAACGCATTCACCAACCCGACGACGAACAGCTATAAGCGCCTCGTACCGGGTTACGAAGCGCCTGTTTTGCTGGCCTATTCGAGCCGTAACCGCTCTGCGTCCTGCCGTATTCCATATGGTACTGGTGACAAAGCCAAGCGCGTCGAATTCCGATTCCCTGATGCGATGGCCAATCCATATCTTTGCTATTCGGCCCTGCTGATGGCGGGTCTGGACGGCATCGAGAACCGGATCCATCCGGGCGATGCGATGGACAAGAACCTGTACGACCTGCCGCCGGCAGAGCTTGAGGGCGTCCCGACAGTATGTGGTTCGCTCCGCGAAGCACTCGAAGCGCTCGAAGATGATTTCGACTTCCTGACCAAGGGCGATGTATTCTCCCAGGATCAGATTGAAGCTTATGCCGAGCTTAAATGGGAAGAAAATGACCGCTGGGAAACGACCCCCGGCCCGGTCGAATTCGACATGTATTATTCGGCCTAA
- a CDS encoding P-II family nitrogen regulator: MKKIEAIIKPFKLDEVKEALHDVGVTGMTVTEAKGFGRQKGHTELYRGAEYVVDFLPKVKLEAVVDDGLADRVVEAIQNAAQTGRIGDGKIFVSTVDRAVRIRTGEQNSDAV; the protein is encoded by the coding sequence ATGAAAAAGATCGAAGCGATCATCAAACCGTTCAAGCTCGATGAAGTGAAAGAGGCGCTGCATGATGTGGGCGTCACCGGAATGACAGTGACAGAAGCAAAAGGCTTTGGTCGCCAGAAAGGCCATACCGAGCTGTATCGCGGTGCCGAATATGTCGTGGATTTCTTGCCCAAGGTTAAGCTCGAAGCCGTGGTGGATGATGGTCTCGCCGATCGCGTCGTCGAAGCCATCCAGAATGCGGCTCAGACCGGACGGATTGGCGATGGCAAGATCTTCGTCTCAACGGTTGATCGTGCGGTTCGGATCCGTACCGGCGAACAGAATTCCGACGCGGTCTGA
- a CDS encoding aldehyde dehydrogenase family protein, with protein sequence MHSYLKHYINGQWVDSDGGSRHEVINPATEEPCTEIMLGSQADTDNAVAAAKEAFKSFSQTSVEERIEMLDRIAEEYKKRMPDIANVMADEMGCPVAIGNAAQGPAGLGHILKASEVLKEFEFEEQLGPARVVHEPIGVVAMITPWNWPLNQITAKVAPALAAGNTMVLKPSEETPGSAAIFAEIMDAAGVPAGVFNLVQGDGPGVGTMLTKHDDVDMVSFTGSTRAGIIIAKNAADTVKRVHQELGGKTPNIVLEGADLSEAVPNGLQGVIINSGQSCIAPTRMLVHESQYDEAVQIAKGVMESVPVGDPTEMGQHIGPVVNSAQYEKIQGLIQTGIDEGGKVETGGTGRPDGVNQGFYVKPTVFSDITSDMTIAREEIFGPVVTLIKYENDDEALEIANDTDYGLSACVYGPAEEAAKFTGKLRAGLVGVNNWGPIPDAPFGGYKQSGNGREMGKYGLREFMEVKTILGEPA encoded by the coding sequence ATGCACAGCTATTTGAAGCACTATATCAACGGCCAATGGGTCGATAGCGATGGCGGCTCACGCCATGAGGTCATCAACCCGGCGACCGAAGAGCCGTGCACGGAAATCATGCTTGGTAGCCAGGCTGACACCGACAATGCCGTTGCGGCTGCCAAAGAAGCGTTCAAGAGCTTCTCGCAGACCAGCGTCGAAGAGCGGATCGAGATGCTCGATCGGATCGCTGAAGAATATAAGAAGCGCATGCCCGATATCGCCAATGTGATGGCCGATGAAATGGGCTGCCCGGTTGCAATTGGTAATGCCGCCCAAGGCCCAGCCGGCCTCGGCCACATCCTCAAAGCCTCTGAAGTGCTTAAGGAATTTGAATTTGAAGAGCAGCTTGGCCCGGCACGCGTCGTGCATGAGCCGATCGGTGTGGTCGCCATGATTACCCCATGGAACTGGCCGCTTAATCAGATCACTGCAAAAGTCGCGCCTGCGCTGGCTGCCGGGAACACTATGGTTCTCAAACCGTCGGAAGAAACGCCGGGTTCAGCCGCGATCTTCGCTGAAATCATGGATGCTGCTGGTGTTCCGGCTGGTGTGTTCAATCTCGTCCAGGGCGATGGCCCGGGCGTTGGCACGATGCTGACCAAGCATGACGATGTCGACATGGTGAGTTTCACCGGTTCGACCCGCGCTGGCATCATCATCGCCAAGAATGCTGCGGACACCGTCAAGCGCGTGCATCAGGAACTGGGCGGCAAGACGCCGAACATCGTTCTTGAAGGCGCTGATCTCAGCGAAGCTGTGCCAAACGGCCTGCAGGGCGTGATCATCAATTCAGGCCAGAGCTGCATCGCACCGACCCGCATGCTCGTCCATGAATCGCAATATGACGAAGCCGTCCAGATCGCCAAAGGCGTGATGGAGAGCGTGCCCGTCGGCGATCCAACCGAAATGGGTCAGCATATCGGTCCGGTCGTGAACTCGGCGCAATATGAGAAGATCCAGGGACTGATCCAGACGGGCATCGACGAAGGCGGCAAGGTGGAAACCGGCGGCACGGGTCGTCCAGATGGGGTGAACCAGGGTTTCTACGTGAAGCCGACGGTTTTTTCCGACATCACCAGCGACATGACGATTGCGCGCGAAGAGATTTTCGGTCCGGTCGTTACGCTCATCAAATATGAAAATGATGATGAAGCGCTCGAGATCGCCAATGACACGGATTACGGCCTTTCCGCCTGCGTCTACGGCCCAGCTGAAGAAGCTGCGAAATTTACCGGCAAGCTGCGTGCTGGCTTGGTCGGCGTGAACAATTGGGGCCCGATCCCCGACGCGCCGTTCGGTGGCTATAAACAGTCCGGAAATGGCCGCGAAATGGGCAAATATGGCCTGCGCGAGTTTATGGAAGTGAAGACGATCCTCGGCGAACCTGCCTAG
- a CDS encoding PQQ-dependent dehydrogenase, methanol/ethanol family, with protein sequence MRKWIGLALAMSLAACSAGTGGSEGSTSSAEGTAKVDGEFLTTGGDGSDWAAASFNYDEQRFSPLDQITTENVENLGIAWTAELPDARAQEATPIVVDGIMYITGPWSKVFAFDARNGEPLWTFDPEVPRSVLQNTCCDAVNRGVAVWRGKLYLGTLDGRLIALDAGTGAQLWSEQTTDQDRPYTITGVPRVVNNRVIIGNGGAEFGVRGYVSAYNANTGALEWRFYTVPNPDGEPDGAASDEVLQTASRTWSEGGSWRESGGGGTVWDSIVYDHELNQLYIGVGNGSPWNHGVRSDGQGDNLFLSSIVALNPDTGEYLWHYQETPGETWDFTATQSMILTDLEIDGETRQVILHAPKNGFFFVVDRETGSLISAEAFVDGVNWATGYNLETGRPIENPAARFYRTGEMFIANPGPIGAHNWQPMAFNPMTGLAYIPANIAPQLLLPATEDAHSELSPIGFNTGTNIADTALPRDEATMRALIATVSGQLVAWDPVAQEARWTVDYTTPWNGGILTTAGNLVFQGTATGQFKAYTADTGEELWSMDTQTGVLAGASTFLIDGVQHIAFTTGRGGAFQITAGAADITAGQVPNIPRLIVLRLDGSGVLPDAPDMEQQLLDPPESTGTAEQIAQGEGLFMRYCMVCHGEGAVGGGINPDVRFSGYLTDAEAWLSVVRGGSLAENGMPSFTSVLPAELAETIRLYVIDKANEDIARLRARREDAEGADEG encoded by the coding sequence ATGCGCAAATGGATCGGATTGGCTTTGGCAATGAGCCTGGCGGCATGTTCGGCAGGTACCGGTGGATCGGAAGGATCTACAAGTTCGGCTGAAGGCACGGCAAAAGTCGATGGTGAGTTTCTAACGACTGGCGGAGACGGCAGCGATTGGGCTGCGGCCAGCTTTAATTATGACGAACAGCGCTTCAGCCCCCTCGATCAGATCACGACGGAAAATGTCGAAAATCTCGGCATCGCCTGGACAGCCGAACTGCCCGATGCGCGCGCGCAGGAAGCCACGCCGATCGTTGTGGACGGCATCATGTATATCACCGGGCCATGGTCCAAGGTATTTGCATTCGATGCCCGCAATGGCGAACCGCTTTGGACCTTCGATCCCGAAGTTCCGCGCTCCGTTCTCCAGAACACCTGTTGTGACGCAGTCAATCGCGGTGTCGCGGTTTGGCGCGGCAAGCTTTATCTCGGCACCCTTGATGGCCGGTTGATCGCGCTCGACGCCGGCACGGGTGCGCAGCTCTGGTCCGAACAGACGACCGACCAGGACCGACCCTATACAATCACCGGCGTTCCGCGCGTCGTGAACAATCGGGTCATTATCGGTAATGGCGGCGCCGAATTCGGTGTGCGTGGATATGTTTCGGCGTACAATGCCAATACCGGCGCGCTCGAGTGGCGCTTCTATACCGTTCCCAATCCCGATGGTGAGCCTGATGGCGCAGCCTCGGACGAAGTGCTGCAAACTGCATCGCGGACCTGGTCCGAAGGTGGTTCATGGCGCGAGTCCGGCGGTGGCGGAACCGTGTGGGATTCAATTGTTTACGATCATGAACTGAATCAGCTTTACATCGGCGTCGGCAACGGCAGTCCGTGGAACCACGGCGTCCGGTCAGACGGACAGGGCGACAATCTGTTCCTGTCTTCGATCGTCGCGCTCAATCCGGATACCGGCGAATATCTCTGGCACTATCAGGAAACCCCGGGCGAGACATGGGACTTCACGGCAACCCAATCGATGATCCTCACGGATCTCGAGATTGATGGCGAAACCCGTCAGGTAATCCTCCATGCGCCAAAGAATGGCTTCTTCTTCGTAGTTGACCGCGAGACGGGTTCGCTGATTTCCGCCGAAGCCTTTGTCGACGGTGTGAACTGGGCGACTGGCTATAATCTGGAAACTGGACGGCCAATCGAAAATCCGGCGGCGCGCTTTTATCGGACGGGCGAGATGTTCATCGCCAATCCCGGACCGATCGGTGCGCATAACTGGCAGCCCATGGCGTTTAATCCCATGACAGGCCTTGCCTATATTCCAGCCAATATTGCGCCGCAGCTCCTGCTGCCCGCGACGGAAGATGCTCATTCCGAGCTCAGTCCGATCGGTTTCAATACCGGGACTAACATTGCGGACACCGCCCTTCCCCGTGACGAAGCGACAATGCGCGCACTGATCGCGACAGTGAGCGGCCAGCTGGTGGCTTGGGATCCAGTTGCGCAAGAAGCGCGCTGGACAGTGGATTACACCACTCCCTGGAATGGCGGAATTCTGACAACCGCCGGCAACCTTGTCTTCCAAGGCACGGCAACCGGCCAGTTCAAGGCCTATACTGCCGACACCGGCGAAGAGCTTTGGTCGATGGACACACAGACGGGCGTATTGGCTGGTGCCTCGACGTTCCTGATCGATGGGGTCCAGCATATCGCTTTCACCACCGGCCGTGGTGGTGCGTTCCAGATCACGGCTGGTGCCGCCGACATAACAGCAGGCCAGGTGCCGAATATTCCACGCCTGATCGTGCTGCGACTGGATGGCAGCGGGGTCCTGCCTGATGCACCAGATATGGAGCAGCAATTGCTCGATCCGCCTGAATCAACCGGTACAGCAGAACAAATTGCACAGGGTGAAGGACTCTTCATGCGCTACTGCATGGTCTGCCATGGCGAGGGAGCAGTCGGCGGCGGCATCAACCCTGACGTTCGCTTCTCCGGCTATCTAACCGATGCCGAAGCCTGGCTGAGTGTCGTCCGCGGTGGTTCACTGGCCGAAAACGGCATGCCTAGCTTCACCAGCGTATTGCCAGCTGAACTCGCTGAAACCATCCGGCTCTATGTCATCGACAAGGCCAATGAGGATATCGCCCGGCTCAGGGCGCGCCGCGAAGATGCGGAAGGCGCTGACGAAGGCTAA
- a CDS encoding DJ-1/PfpI family protein encodes MQIVILLYPNMTQLDFTGPFEVFAAIPDAKIDLVWKSTEPVSDINGLTIVPSASLADAPQADLLFVPGGFGQAALIEDDEVLDWLQSQADGAKYVTSVCTGSLILAAAGLLEGYQATSHWYWIDQLKLFGAEPVSERVVIDRNRITGAGVSAGIDMALSLVAELYGEAMARTIQLGIEYDPSPPFDGGHPSRESEEIVAMLSARLSTIEEARWEVAEKAAARLKERRPAS; translated from the coding sequence ATGCAGATTGTAATCCTCCTCTACCCGAATATGACCCAGCTCGATTTCACCGGGCCGTTCGAAGTCTTTGCCGCGATTCCCGACGCCAAAATTGATCTTGTGTGGAAGAGCACCGAGCCGGTTTCGGACATCAACGGCCTGACAATCGTACCCAGTGCCAGCCTGGCCGATGCGCCACAGGCCGATCTTCTGTTTGTGCCAGGCGGCTTTGGTCAGGCCGCACTGATAGAAGATGATGAGGTGCTGGACTGGCTGCAAAGCCAGGCAGACGGCGCGAAATACGTCACGTCGGTCTGTACGGGATCGCTGATCCTTGCTGCGGCTGGCTTGCTCGAAGGGTATCAGGCCACAAGCCATTGGTATTGGATTGATCAGCTTAAGCTGTTTGGCGCAGAGCCAGTGAGTGAGCGCGTCGTCATTGATCGCAATCGTATCACAGGGGCAGGGGTTTCGGCCGGGATCGATATGGCGCTGTCACTGGTGGCCGAGCTCTACGGCGAGGCCATGGCCCGGACGATACAACTGGGCATCGAATATGACCCGAGCCCGCCCTTTGATGGCGGACATCCAAGCCGCGAATCCGAAGAGATTGTCGCCATGCTTTCTGCGCGACTGTCGACGATCGAGGAAGCGCGCTGGGAGGTCGCCGAAAAGGCGGCGGCTCGGTTAAAAGAAAGGCGGCCAGCAAGCTGA
- a CDS encoding alkaline phosphatase D family protein, which translates to MTRSTIALLAGLGSLVLSSCANVAAAPQAAPPQSAEEALRPYYATLDTNVPQANAGAQLDISRAISRIAFGSCNHQNRHQTIWSTIAAHNPELFLMIGDNVYGDFGYRGEADLGTFAHAYQLQASHPEFIAFRNQVPMLASWDDHDFGPNDSGGAFSFRERSEQLFESFWRSSDAVRARPGIYDSVMIGPEGERVQLIILDTRFFRDPLVSLPYSAERRPLGHYGITDSPDATMLGAAQWAWLAGELEKPADLRIIVSSIQLLTDAHNYEKWGNMPLERERFYRALAARNGGGMVVLSGDRHSGAFYQATPEALGEELWELTASSLNLSFGEGDTGAREPDPIRRSGFYSDENFGMLEIDWAAGEVALNLRRSDGESLHAERIRFR; encoded by the coding sequence ATGACACGATCGACAATTGCACTTCTGGCCGGCCTGGGATCATTGGTTCTAAGCAGTTGCGCAAATGTGGCCGCGGCACCGCAAGCTGCGCCTCCGCAAAGTGCCGAAGAAGCGCTGCGGCCCTATTACGCCACGCTCGACACCAATGTCCCTCAGGCCAATGCCGGCGCGCAGCTCGACATCAGCCGCGCGATCAGCCGGATCGCATTTGGCAGTTGCAACCACCAAAACCGTCACCAAACCATCTGGTCGACAATCGCGGCCCACAATCCGGAGCTGTTCCTGATGATTGGCGACAATGTCTATGGTGATTTCGGTTATCGCGGCGAGGCAGATCTCGGCACGTTCGCACATGCCTATCAACTCCAGGCTTCGCATCCCGAGTTCATCGCCTTTCGCAACCAGGTCCCGATGCTGGCGAGCTGGGACGACCATGATTTCGGGCCCAATGATTCCGGCGGAGCCTTTTCCTTTCGCGAGCGATCCGAGCAGCTGTTCGAAAGTTTCTGGCGCTCGAGCGATGCCGTGCGCGCACGACCGGGCATCTATGACAGCGTGATGATTGGGCCCGAGGGCGAGCGGGTACAGCTTATCATTCTCGACACTCGCTTCTTTCGCGATCCGCTGGTCTCCCTGCCCTATTCGGCCGAACGCAGACCGCTCGGCCATTACGGAATCACCGACAGTCCCGACGCGACGATGCTCGGTGCTGCCCAATGGGCGTGGCTGGCTGGCGAGCTGGAAAAGCCCGCTGATCTTCGTATCATCGTTTCATCGATACAGCTGCTAACCGACGCGCATAATTACGAAAAATGGGGAAATATGCCGCTCGAAAGAGAGCGATTCTATCGCGCGCTCGCAGCGCGCAATGGCGGCGGCATGGTCGTCCTGTCGGGCGATCGCCATAGCGGTGCCTTCTATCAGGCCACGCCCGAAGCATTGGGTGAAGAACTGTGGGAGCTCACCGCCTCCTCGCTCAACCTCTCGTTCGGAGAAGGCGATACCGGAGCCCGCGAACCCGACCCGATCCGCCGTTCCGGTTTCTATTCGGATGAGAATTTCGGCATGCTCGAGATTGACTGGGCCGCTGGCGAAGTAGCGCTGAACCTCAGGCGATCGGACGGTGAAAGCCTGCACGCCGAGCGCATCCGTTTCCGCTAG